A single window of Chitinophaga sp. XS-30 DNA harbors:
- a CDS encoding SusC/RagA family TonB-linked outer membrane protein: MKLTAILLITALLGAHASVRSQTVTFTGQRADLRKIFSVIEEQTGYVVFYNIGLLKDAKPVTVSAQDMPLDLFLNKILYQQSLNYNFNNKTIVLFRDADIIARLHAQIPVLTDLKGQVLDMEGNPVPGATIAVKGSSKATSALGDGSFALTGIPDDVTIIISAVGFTPTEIGIRNGIPFKKGKTGNVSPRDDGGWMIRLVKSDIKLNEVQITAYNIEKRTKELGYSIARVSGEEINKANSGNVLTGLIGKVSGMTITTQSSDMTPEMRILVRGIRSFGQNSNNQPMFILNGAPLSFGTDQSAAQQVMSFINNINPADIDNVTVLKGANGTALYGPEGINGVIIITTKKGQMGKPAINFRNNTSFQRVDYRRERRQRTYGIGSGLTDEFGNGIYDARSTYGWGPAYDGSMVPIGYPDENGELQRVPYRDTKDARKFFQVAKTVRNNLSFSSSDARSSFYLGLGHAMQTGLLPKDKQNQSTILLNTSRNFGVIDIRLNINYAHTSDDRGPDITSNVRGLPTFIPILQYSDYINDHWSHQDRYWNGISPYQQIDNRRTRSTVNAVSGNLILEVKPFSWLSIRDQPGINYTGTYAKSTSAPLYFSDFAAQDYNKMYDRFATVGEDMSVSTSINNDFVISTIHHPGNFLIRTNVGNTIRENYYKQLKAGAELVVPVYNLAFTSYGLFPEEVAVLSRSWSLFGNVTAGYKDRIFLELTGRNEWDSKRAKIARGQDMYFGVNTSAVLSEIFPSLRDWKWLTTARLRASVAQSANMNIVPYQAERTLGLMGGYPYQDNSTGDYLLGYAFYPGNPNPLLKPERVISQEYGGNFSFLNDRITVDATYYYQRNNSVILNVDNAWLSGYPSIDNAGSFRNNGFEFDLKVDPLFQLPNKMALSVEGRFAINDNKVLYLTDVYGGLFPVSDGAGQKYYAQEGSQAFSFAFRDWVRDPQGRVIVDKVTGLPEAQGYEEFSLRGRTLPKYAASVGLNFNWKNFSASILLDYLGGYEHKFSTDYDLWAGLHTLTTLNGRERFVFPHSVYDDGFGKYVENKDVVVNSANQELYSRFEQVSLHGLTSAAFWKLREVAFQYVLPFKRGILKDVTCSLYGRDLFSIYPRSNINGDPGLIKGPGQRQFSSVPNNLSGGSSDNTALPGTVLYGFTAGLKF, translated from the coding sequence ATGAAACTTACTGCAATACTGCTCATCACGGCATTACTCGGCGCACACGCCTCCGTCCGTTCGCAGACCGTTACGTTCACCGGTCAGCGTGCTGACCTGCGGAAAATATTTTCCGTTATTGAAGAACAAACCGGTTATGTCGTGTTCTATAATATCGGCCTGCTGAAGGATGCAAAGCCGGTGACTGTCAGCGCGCAGGACATGCCGTTAGACCTTTTCCTCAACAAGATACTGTACCAGCAATCGCTTAACTATAATTTCAATAACAAGACGATCGTATTATTCAGGGATGCGGACATCATCGCCCGGCTCCATGCACAAATACCTGTGCTGACGGATCTGAAGGGGCAGGTACTGGATATGGAAGGCAACCCCGTACCGGGCGCCACTATTGCCGTGAAAGGCAGCAGCAAGGCCACTTCCGCATTGGGCGACGGAAGCTTCGCATTAACCGGCATCCCGGATGATGTTACGATCATTATCTCCGCCGTAGGCTTCACCCCCACGGAGATCGGCATCCGCAACGGCATACCGTTCAAAAAAGGGAAAACAGGCAACGTATCGCCCCGGGATGACGGCGGCTGGATGATCCGCCTCGTTAAATCGGATATCAAACTGAACGAAGTACAGATCACCGCCTACAATATTGAAAAGCGGACCAAAGAACTGGGGTACTCCATTGCCAGGGTGAGCGGGGAAGAGATCAACAAAGCCAACTCGGGTAATGTACTGACGGGATTGATCGGCAAGGTATCCGGTATGACCATCACCACCCAAAGCTCTGACATGACGCCGGAAATGCGCATCCTTGTACGCGGCATCCGCTCGTTCGGGCAGAACAGCAATAACCAGCCGATGTTCATTCTCAATGGCGCGCCTTTGTCTTTCGGTACAGATCAATCGGCGGCGCAGCAGGTGATGAGCTTCATCAATAATATCAATCCGGCGGATATCGATAACGTGACCGTACTGAAAGGCGCCAACGGTACCGCCTTATACGGTCCCGAGGGCATTAATGGTGTGATCATCATCACTACCAAAAAGGGCCAGATGGGTAAACCTGCCATCAACTTTCGGAATAATACGTCGTTCCAGCGTGTGGATTACCGCCGGGAAAGAAGGCAGCGCACTTATGGCATTGGCAGCGGGCTGACAGACGAGTTCGGCAACGGTATTTATGATGCCAGATCAACTTATGGATGGGGCCCTGCATACGATGGCAGCATGGTACCCATCGGCTATCCGGATGAAAATGGCGAATTGCAGAGGGTGCCTTACCGCGATACAAAAGATGCCCGTAAATTTTTTCAGGTAGCCAAAACGGTACGGAACAATTTATCCTTTTCATCATCGGATGCCCGTTCGTCGTTTTACCTGGGGCTTGGGCATGCTATGCAAACAGGCCTGCTGCCTAAAGACAAACAAAATCAGTCCACCATCCTGCTGAACACCAGCAGGAATTTCGGGGTGATAGACATCCGGCTGAATATCAATTACGCACATACCTCGGATGACCGCGGCCCCGATATTACATCGAACGTACGCGGTCTGCCGACTTTTATTCCGATTCTGCAATACAGCGACTACATAAACGATCACTGGTCGCATCAAGACCGCTACTGGAACGGGATCAGTCCATATCAACAAATAGATAACCGGCGTACCCGGTCCACCGTCAACGCAGTGTCCGGCAATCTCATCCTGGAAGTAAAGCCCTTCAGCTGGCTGAGTATCCGGGACCAGCCCGGTATCAACTACACGGGAACATATGCAAAATCAACCTCCGCGCCGCTATATTTTTCGGATTTCGCAGCGCAGGATTACAACAAAATGTATGACCGTTTCGCTACTGTCGGAGAGGATATGTCCGTGTCCACCTCCATCAACAACGATTTTGTTATTTCCACTATCCATCATCCCGGTAATTTTCTCATTCGCACCAATGTGGGCAATACCATTCGCGAGAACTACTACAAACAACTCAAAGCGGGCGCGGAACTGGTAGTGCCGGTATATAACCTTGCCTTTACCTCATATGGATTGTTTCCGGAGGAAGTTGCGGTGCTATCCAGATCATGGTCTTTATTCGGCAATGTAACTGCGGGGTATAAGGACCGCATCTTCCTGGAACTGACAGGCCGTAACGAGTGGGATTCCAAACGGGCGAAGATAGCGCGTGGGCAGGATATGTATTTCGGGGTGAACACATCGGCAGTACTGTCAGAAATATTCCCTTCCCTGAGGGACTGGAAATGGCTCACTACAGCGCGTTTGAGGGCATCAGTCGCCCAATCTGCCAATATGAATATTGTTCCCTATCAGGCGGAACGCACGCTGGGCCTGATGGGTGGTTATCCTTATCAGGACAATTCGACCGGAGATTACCTGCTTGGGTATGCTTTCTATCCCGGTAATCCCAATCCGTTGCTGAAACCGGAAAGAGTGATCTCCCAGGAATATGGCGGTAATTTTTCCTTTCTGAACGACCGCATTACGGTAGACGCTACTTACTATTACCAGCGCAACAATTCCGTGATCCTGAATGTGGATAATGCATGGCTCAGCGGTTATCCCAGTATCGACAATGCCGGCTCCTTCCGCAACAACGGATTTGAATTTGACCTGAAAGTAGATCCCTTGTTCCAGTTGCCGAACAAAATGGCGCTTTCCGTAGAAGGAAGGTTCGCCATCAATGATAACAAAGTATTGTACCTCACAGATGTATATGGCGGGCTGTTTCCGGTATCAGACGGCGCCGGGCAGAAGTACTATGCGCAGGAAGGGTCTCAGGCATTTTCCTTTGCGTTCAGGGACTGGGTGCGCGACCCCCAGGGCAGGGTGATCGTGGACAAGGTTACGGGCCTGCCGGAAGCCCAGGGATATGAGGAATTTTCCCTGCGCGGCAGAACCCTGCCAAAATATGCCGCATCTGTTGGTCTGAACTTCAACTGGAAGAATTTTTCCGCCAGCATATTACTGGATTATCTGGGCGGATATGAGCACAAGTTCAGCACGGATTATGATCTGTGGGCCGGTCTCCACACACTGACGACACTCAATGGAAGGGAACGTTTTGTATTCCCGCATTCTGTGTATGATGATGGTTTTGGCAAATATGTGGAGAACAAGGATGTGGTGGTGAACAGCGCCAACCAGGAATTGTATTCCAGGTTCGAGCAGGTAAGTCTGCATGGTCTCACCAGCGCCGCTTTCTGGAAATTGCGGGAAGTAGCGTTCCAGTATGTGCTGCCTTTCAAAAGAGGAATACTGAAGGATGTCACCTGCAGCCTGTATGGCCGCGATCTGTTCTCCATTTATCCCCGCTCCAATATCAACGGCGATCCGGGATTGATCAAAGGGCCGGGACAGCGCCAGTTTTCGTCCGTACCCAATAATCTCTCCGGGGGAAGCTCCGATAACACGGCATTGCCGGGAACGGTTTTGTATGGTTTCACAGCAGGACTTAAATTTTAA
- a CDS encoding SusD/RagB family nutrient-binding outer membrane lipoprotein has product MRFLYRIWSYLLCMVLLTASCKKGWLDVNYNPRDLTDTEATPDQVLAPLMESSIASKDTRFLQHWMGYWAYYQFPPGHTVVTYNRTEAEPGVFSAAISPEIKFLETRSQELGQTFYTGIAKVLRVVQFQRAVDVLNNMPYTDAFNSSVLQPRYDDAMAIYEELMRELDRASDLISHAKPEQNLKISSTDIMFHGDQVSWLKFINTLRLRLLIHQANRTDRAAYIAAEMEKITSEGSGFLESGQDASVNPGYVIRKQLSYYFGCYSNHNQHGGGDYDAVLQIGSYHWSHANIYAMNLLKADNDPRLELFYSSIDLPVPAGAPEPFPQPGRQDFRGNRFGDYVNSSLYPYQDVTYISAVGGSRNNDVVSPAAKGIIKGRDMADWVMTSVESKFLQAEAVQRGWLPGDAENAYKDAVKESFRWLNAGGNTSMPELSDAIFDTWYIQQAANPNVSWAAAPDKYKLLMFQKYMAFNGIEPLETWTDYRRNGRFPDLPVSASPQRVGNAIPFRLLYNSNEYIVNPKNVNAQGQLDIFTSKIWWMP; this is encoded by the coding sequence ATGCGTTTTTTATATAGAATATGGTCATACCTCTTATGCATGGTGCTGTTAACAGCAAGCTGCAAGAAAGGCTGGCTGGACGTGAATTATAATCCGAGGGACCTGACCGATACAGAGGCTACACCGGACCAGGTGCTGGCGCCACTGATGGAAAGTTCTATCGCTTCAAAGGATACCCGGTTCCTGCAGCATTGGATGGGTTACTGGGCCTATTACCAGTTTCCTCCGGGCCATACTGTGGTAACATATAACCGCACAGAGGCGGAACCAGGGGTATTCTCCGCAGCGATAAGCCCGGAGATCAAATTCCTGGAAACCAGATCGCAGGAACTTGGACAGACATTTTATACCGGTATTGCAAAGGTATTGCGAGTTGTACAATTTCAGCGTGCAGTGGACGTGTTGAACAATATGCCTTATACTGATGCATTCAATTCGTCCGTATTGCAACCGCGGTATGATGATGCCATGGCTATCTATGAAGAGCTGATGCGGGAGCTGGATCGTGCGTCTGATCTCATCAGCCATGCAAAGCCGGAGCAGAACCTGAAGATCAGCAGTACAGATATTATGTTTCATGGAGATCAGGTCAGCTGGTTGAAATTCATCAACACACTCAGGCTGCGCTTGCTGATACACCAGGCGAACCGCACAGACCGCGCAGCATATATTGCAGCAGAAATGGAAAAGATCACAAGCGAAGGCAGCGGTTTCCTCGAAAGCGGTCAGGATGCATCCGTGAATCCGGGTTATGTGATCAGGAAGCAGCTCTCGTATTACTTCGGATGTTATTCCAATCACAACCAGCATGGCGGAGGAGATTATGACGCTGTGCTGCAAATAGGTTCCTATCATTGGTCGCATGCGAACATCTATGCCATGAACCTGCTCAAAGCCGATAATGATCCGCGCCTGGAGTTGTTTTACAGCAGCATTGATTTACCGGTGCCAGCCGGCGCTCCGGAGCCTTTTCCGCAGCCGGGCCGGCAGGATTTCAGGGGGAACAGGTTCGGGGATTATGTGAACAGCAGCCTGTATCCCTATCAGGACGTAACCTATATATCCGCGGTAGGCGGATCGCGCAATAATGACGTAGTATCGCCCGCGGCCAAAGGGATCATTAAAGGAAGAGATATGGCGGACTGGGTGATGACCAGTGTTGAAAGTAAATTTTTGCAGGCGGAGGCAGTGCAGCGTGGATGGTTGCCAGGCGATGCGGAGAATGCCTATAAGGATGCGGTAAAGGAATCTTTCCGCTGGCTGAATGCGGGCGGTAATACAAGTATGCCCGAATTGTCCGATGCCATTTTTGATACCTGGTACATACAGCAAGCTGCCAATCCCAACGTAAGCTGGGCTGCGGCGCCGGATAAATACAAACTGCTGATGTTTCAGAAATACATGGCCTTCAACGGCATAGAGCCGCTCGAAACATGGACGGATTACCGCCGCAACGGCCGCTTCCCGGATCTCCCTGTTTCTGCGTCGCCGCAGCGTGTGGGCAATGCCATTCCTTTCCGCTTACTTTACAACAGCAATGAATATATCGTCAATCCAAAGAACGTAAACGCACAGGGCCAGCTGGATATATTCACCAGCAAAATCTGGTGGATGCCGTGA
- a CDS encoding DUF1735 domain-containing protein, whose product MKQIILFFLILFVLPGCLKNEVTLDYTGIQPIVLIPNANWPVKGYASQPEDSAAGTVQLNLYAKVSYEKPLDKNVLVKFTLDNALADAYNDQWGTAYRLLSADCYEVSSLDLVIPSGAQQAILPITIISEKIDPQYDYILPFTIAAADGNTVASNFKSMIFTLKGQ is encoded by the coding sequence ATGAAACAGATCATTCTATTCTTCTTAATACTGTTCGTTCTTCCAGGATGCCTGAAGAATGAAGTTACACTGGATTATACCGGCATCCAGCCAATAGTGCTCATCCCCAATGCCAACTGGCCTGTGAAAGGCTATGCTTCGCAGCCGGAAGATAGCGCGGCGGGCACTGTGCAGCTGAACCTCTATGCCAAGGTATCTTATGAAAAACCGCTGGACAAGAACGTACTGGTGAAATTTACGCTGGATAATGCATTGGCAGATGCTTACAATGATCAATGGGGGACCGCTTACCGTTTACTGTCTGCAGACTGTTACGAGGTGAGCAGTCTTGACCTGGTCATTCCTTCAGGTGCACAGCAGGCCATCCTGCCCATAACGATCATTTCCGAGAAGATCGATCCGCAGTATGATTATATTTTGCCATTCACTATTGCTGCTGCTGATGGCAATACCGTAGCATCGAATTTCAAGAGTATGATCTTTACGTTGAAAGGACAATAA
- a CDS encoding RNA polymerase sigma factor: MELSDLELILLWQKGEERAFEMIYKRYAVQLLSIAYRKVGERDIAEDIVQEAFITLFKNKESANTIASLFAYLYVTLKNKILDAYRRDALQKKYAQHANIRFEVEDNSPYFQIETRDLEKKLESEIEKLPPQCGKVFKLSRQKHLSNKEIALQLGISENTVEQHMRKALRILRGNLLYYDKSIMLLIVMAYECLQ; the protein is encoded by the coding sequence ATGGAACTAAGCGATCTGGAACTGATCCTTTTATGGCAAAAAGGGGAAGAACGGGCATTCGAAATGATCTATAAACGATACGCCGTTCAACTGCTGTCCATTGCTTATCGCAAAGTCGGGGAGCGAGATATTGCCGAGGATATTGTGCAGGAAGCTTTTATTACGCTATTCAAAAACAAGGAGTCCGCCAATACCATTGCTTCCCTGTTCGCCTACCTCTATGTTACCCTGAAGAATAAAATCCTGGATGCTTACCGTCGTGATGCACTGCAGAAAAAATATGCGCAGCATGCCAACATCCGTTTTGAAGTAGAGGATAACTCCCCTTATTTCCAGATAGAAACCAGGGACCTGGAGAAAAAACTCGAATCGGAGATCGAAAAATTGCCGCCGCAATGCGGGAAGGTATTCAAACTCAGCCGGCAAAAGCATCTTTCCAACAAGGAAATCGCGCTGCAACTGGGCATTTCGGAAAATACCGTGGAACAACATATGCGCAAAGCGTTAAGGATACTGAGAGGCAACCTGCTGTATTATGATAAAAGCATCATGCTGCTGATCGTTATGGCATATGAGTGCCTCCAATAA